TGACCGAATCCATCTCTGCtttcaaaatatcttgTAGCTCAATTAAATGGCCTTCGATAATACCATTGTCTTCAATTTGACATTCTTGCCTAACCATCTCGTAACTTAACTCATTGTATTTTTCGCTTAAAGTTATCAAAGTTAATCTTTCCAGTTTTGATCGCATTGGTGGTGTCAACcttatattttttggtaGATCCTCTACGTTTCCAAAGGCAAAGATTTCGAGTAATTGTCGTTCGTCAAGATCTTTACTATTCAGCCATTCTTCCTTGTAGTGATATTTGTGGAAATCTTCTAGcgtttttattatttcttccCTCATGaccattcttttttattcgtATTATATAGATCATCACTTGTCACattcttttgttcatcTTTGCTTGTACTATACATACTAAAAAAAGGTTGATGGCAAGTAACacaacttttttttgcatttccAAAAGTGCAAAC
The Saccharomyces mikatae IFO 1815 strain IFO1815 genome assembly, chromosome: 4 genome window above contains:
- the CSN9 gene encoding Csn9p (similar to Saccharomyces cerevisiae CSN9 (YDR179C); ancestral locus Anc_8.378) → MREEIIKTLEDFHKYHYKEEWLNSKDLDERQLLEIFAFGNVEDLPKNIRLTPPMRSKLERLTLITLSEKYNELSYEMVRQECQIEDNGIIEGHLIELQDILKAEMDSVNEFIKILNRFDCRDVYCCERELIVVKKPRVTKEYLVHNLHSWEINLKQNILE